TGTACTATACCAACAAGACTCAGACGGCTCGAGAGATTGGTGCTTTCTTTGGTGCGAAGAAGAACTGTATCACCTCCACTATGCTTCTCACTCCGACCTTGGTTTCTCTTAAGAGTTTGGGTATGAAGAATGTAATCTCATTTTGATGGTTAATGTCAgttcatattttagttttcttcAACTCGGAAATCAGGAATGTGTTTAATTATTAGACAGATTGGCATCAAATGAAAGTAATCACAAGTGGTATTCAATAGATATGTAATTTCCTCGATCTCAcaagtaaaaaatattctcatcACATGTCATCATTCGGTTTgcacaattcctttttcaaatgGTATAAATACGAACGAACATTCTGTTACACACAAATCCTTCTCATCCAACCAAAAAAAAGGGAGGTAAAATGGAAATGGGGGGAGAGCTGAAGAAGGTGCTAAAATATTGGATGGAAGGAGAAATCACAAGTTTCATCAAGGTATGGCTCTCCGCTTATCTATCTCTAACCTATTGTTACATCGCCGCCAAGATGCTGCGCAGCTCCGGCGCCAGGCTGGCCGCATTCCTTCCGGTGGTGtgcctcttcctcctcctccctctCGAGCTCCACTCCGTGCACTTGGTCGGCACCACCGGCTTCTTCCTCGCCTGGCTCGCAACCTTCAAACTCCTCATGCTCGCCTTTCACCAAGGCCCTCTCTCCACCACTCCCCCTCTCTCCCTCCCGAGATTCCTAGCCGTTGCTTGTCTCCCAATCAAGCTCCGTCGAGACGATTCATATAAGAAAGACACCGGAAGAATGCACAGATCactgttaattaattacagCGTGAAGGGGGCTTTGTTTGTTGTACTGCTGAAGGTGTACGAGTACGACGATCGCATCCACCCCATTTTGATAAAGGCGACATACAGTTGCCACGTGTACCTATGCTTGGAGCTGATTCTGGCGATGGCGGCGGCGATGGCGCGGGGGTTGGTGGGGGCGGAGGTGGAGCGGCAGTTCAACGAGCCGTACCTGTCGACGTCGCTGCAGGATTTCTGGGGGCGGCGGTGGAACCTCATGGTAACGCGTATACTGCGCCCCACGGTATACCAGCCCGTGCTGGGGTGGTCGGCGGGGGTGGTGGGGAGGGAGTGGGCCCCGCTGCCAGCTGTGGTGGCGACCTTCGCTGTTTCGGGAGTTATGCACGAGCTTATATTCTTCTATCTGGGCCGCGTGAGGCCCACGTGGGAGATCTCTTTGTTTTTCCTGCTGCACGGGTTCAGTTTGGCGGCCGAGATTGTTGTGAAGAAGGTGGTCGATGGCAGGTGGAGCTTGCCTGCGCCGGTGGCGAAATTGCTGACCGTTGCATTCGTGTTGGTGACGGCGTTGTGGCTGTTTTTGCCGCCGCTGATGCGGTGTAAAGGGGATGAGAGGGGGCTTGCTGAGGTGGCAGCCGTCGCCCATTTTATCAAGGATGTCGTTCGAGCTCTAACTCTCACACTCAAGCCGTAGACCCCACATTTTCCGTTTCTCTCTCCCTTTTTGGAATACAAAAGCTTAAGCTACattttagtactagtattcatcaaatttatcTCACATGAAATAACGAAGTATCTTAGCTATATTAATATTGCCCAACTATATATTATGTTATGTTGCATGCTAATAtcttatgaaaataaaataagagccCACAGATTAATTAGTTGAATAATCAagtcactaactcattctcattGCATGTGCACGTTATCTTCACTTTTGATGATATTGTTCTTCACTTTTGATGATATTGTTGTATGATGATGTCGTGAGCACCACTGATCCATGTCTTGTTCTTTGTCATctctcatttttaatttggaacTTTTCAGATCCCttaaaaaatgtagtactactaaaattaggattatctaattaaaattttacgtAAAAATACTCCATGTTAATTATGTTATCCTTTAACTTTCAAATACTATATGATTGAAATTCTAATAAGGAtaactttgatttttaaaaggcatataattaatttccaaaTCCAAAGAAGTTGTAGGCAATCAAATGCGTTCAATGGTAGTTTAGATCTTATTgcagaaaattttaaattgtacttGTGTAAACATGATGGTGACTAAAGAGTAAATAGTTCTTCAGAAGGGACAAAAATTCTACTCTGACtgacttttcattttttgttgggAAGTCACAGTCATCACACTTAAAGGACTCCCAATATCTCGAGCATTTGCCGTCAGCAATCTTTGAATGAACTTTGTGTTGCGTGTTGGTAGTTAAGAACAATTAATTAAGCAAACTTTCCTTCTTGGTACCTTACTGTGGAATGGAACGGGGGAATGGAATAACATTTCTACCTCCATTCTATtcctttattttgtatttttctttttaggaaTCATCATTATATTTCTCATGGGAATAGCTATTCTTTCCATTTAACTAAGTAATGatcattccatttcatttttctcttttctttttattttagattttaattataaaacattgtagtattagtatattttaatttaatatcactcaattttataattttaaaatttaataataaaactaaaattttagaatttttaattattactaataaaatccACActacacattgcacacacacactatgCATATTATACACAAACTATGTCTAGCCTAAGGGGCTTCTtagtatgatggaatggaataaggagggaatggaatggagatgagaatgaaatggggatttcattccattcttgTGCTTGGTTAATGTAATGAATACAAATAGAATGGAATTGAGTAGTGTGCGTAAattgtgtgtagtgtgtggtgtgtgcaatgtgtgtaaACAGTTTGATACTTTGATCTCTTGACAAGACACTAgataaaaactaataaaacaatttattataacATGATTGAATTAATAAGTATATGTGCAATCCACATACAGGTGGGTAGCATACTTACCTGAATCATGCCCTTCAACCCACATATAGGAAGAGATCAATAATTGCTGATCTTGCCTGCACCTGCACTACGTTCTTCCTATCTATTTAAGAGGGCTCTCATTTTAATGTTCCAACTGTTTTTTTAGCAATGGCTAACCTCATTCAACCTTCTACTATTGTTGTTTTACAGTGGCCCACTCTCCAATCCATATCTCTCCCCCATACATTTTGTTACCATCATTTATTGCTTGCCCTTTATGCTCCAAAAGGCCACAGGCCCAACAATGGAAATGCTCAATACAGTGGCAACCTCAACATTGACATACCTTTCATCAATCACTATGCTGTAAAGTtgttacttttattatattcttgACAGTAACTTTCCAGCACATGGTTTCCCAAATGCTAAATTACTTCTTGATATCACTAGTATCAGAAATATGACTAGTGGCCATGGCTCGAACCTTACCAGGGGTTGACACTGACCACCGGTTCGATCACCCTTACCTCCCAACATCATTGCAAGACTTTTGGGGCCGTAGGTGGAAAAAGGTGGCCTCAAGTGCTATAAAATCCACTATATTTTAATCCCATCCTTAACGGCACGAGCCTGGTACTGGCCTAAAAGTTAGCCTCGATCGCAGCCCAGTAGACAACAATTTTATCATTGCTATAGTTAGTGTTTTCTGAGTACAATGATAATAAACCTACATAAACTGAATCACCAAAAACTTGCCTGGTCtgtacaaaaaataaagaacaatTACAAGCTTAGTTCTAGCATAAGAATGAAAACAGATTGTACTCTGTACAAGTATATATGTCCTACAGCAGCAGCATTAACataaattcttgtttctcaaCCATCAAACTATTTAATGTCTGACCTTTAAATTTACACATTATCTCTGTGCTTCTTCACCAAATAGATTAGCCTCAACGTTTTCTGAAAACTTCTATCAATTGAATTTGGAAGTGAGAAAATATTGGCTTATCTAAGTCCAGTAACTTTATTTGCCCATGTGGCTGAAACATGGATCTTTCTTGTTCCTTGTATAGACCTCCGAAGACACGTTCTTCAGCCTGCATGATTGCTCCAAGATCAGTTTATAGGTTGAGGGATACTTCCACGCTATGAAGGAAAATTTGTCTCTGTATTCATCAACTCCTTGAACCAACAACTGCCAAATTAGAACTCCAGCACCTGCTTCTCTTTTCTCAGCAGACTCGTAGATTTTGTTGTAGACAGTCTTCAATATGGTTTCTCTGTCATGTACTCCTCCAGTCTCATTACTCAAAGGCGCCCCCACTTCTGTGAAAAGAACCGGCTTCTTCAACACATTTTCACCATCACTTATATGAGCATCTACCCATCTTGAAAGGTACTTCACTTTAGCTTCTAAATCTGCCTCTGGGATCCTACAACGTTACAATCAATAATACTGCATTTTCAGAGGGCTATATTGCAGATTTAGGTTTACAAGAAACATCTTAATTGAGTTCAGAAATGACAGAGGTTGTGTGAGTTACAAACCAGCTGTGAGGGTATGCATGGACTGAGGCAAAATCTATGTCTTTGATGGCAGAATTGTTTACAAAGTCTGATCCAAGCATCGCTGCCCACTTCCCTGGATTTGCTCTGTGGCTATCATTTGAGTTCAGACTATAAAACCCTTCAAGTCCAACGGTTACTAGATGTTTTTGGTCCAAACTTTTGACAAAAGCAGCCATCTCTGCAATCCAAGCCTGTGCAGAATATAACCAAATCAAGCTATGGCGTGTAGCTATTAGCTAAATGAGGATCAACGGTATCTAGATTACATCAATAGTGGCAAAAGATGCTTAACTATTCTGGTCAAAACGCTTTAACAAATGCTTGTTATGGATTACATTACACACATAATTGCTTAATCAACCACCACGATGAGCCTAAATTCCCACCAAGATGGAAGAGCACCAATACTTCAAAAAACGCCGTTACCTGAAGATCAGAGGTGCAGGACATGGATTCACATCTAGGCTCGTTGATAAGTTCCCAGGCAAATATGGATGGTTCATCTGAATATTTGACTCCAGTGAAGTAATTCTTTCTAGATAAAATTGCCTAACAACAGTTGATAAAAGATTATGCATTCCATGTTATGTGCTTCCATATGTATTTCTCAAATGAGGTTTACTTGAAAAAGATTTGAAGAGAAGAATACCTTAACATAAGCCTTGTAGTAACCTTTGATAATTGGATGAGAGAAAAATGAGTCAGTAGAAGAAGAGACGTTGATTCCAGCTTCTCTTGCCCAACGCACATACTGCGCTTTCCCACCATATGCATCCAAATTGTTCACAAGGCTCAGGATTACTCTTATCCCCTGCTTTCTCGCTTCAACTAATACATAGTCTAACGCCTGAAACcccaaataaaatatcacatcTCAATCATTCACCTTCTATACATAATACATTTTGACCTAATTCAATCATGATACTGATTAACAAGCTGTAATTGAAGTTTTGACTAACTgaattaagatttgattaatggcaaaagtgaagaagaagatgaaaccTTGAAGAGTGTTGGATCAAAGACGGCAGGGCGGAGCTGAAGAGCATTCGGAGAGGGACCGTCGCTGAAAGCCCAAGTGCGGCAAACGGTGAGCCCCATTTGAGCCCCTCGATGGAGCATCTGAGCAACCCTGCGCCTGGATGGGGCCCGCACGCTCTCCTGCATCAACCAGTAGGAATTCCAGCCGTTCACATAAAAGTCGTCCTGCCTCCCGTCATGGAGGAGCACGAATCTGGTGCGGTTGACCCCCACGAATGCCATCTCCGGCAGCCGCCATACCACCACCGGGAAGTGGAAATCGAAATTGAGgtagagaagagagaagatgCCCAGCGTACCGAGAATCGGGTACAGTTTTTGGTGCCTCCATTTTGATTCCATAGCGGTTGTTGATACCTAATTTACTTACACTTTGGCGCCATACCGTCAGCTTCAGCTAAGGGAGAGAAGACTGCACCATTAACGGTTAAAAGTcgtcttcattttttattctctgAAATTGCCGGTACAggtgattttaatttaaaataattgggACTGAGATGACACTTATATTAATTTCTGTAGTAAACCGTTGCTAATGCTAACCTTTTAACTAACAAGGACGATTAGAATAACCCATACATCGTCGTCACCGacttcaatttctttaatCAAACCACGCGAATAGCTAAGTGCGAATTTGACCGCCGTAATTTATCttcataaaatatgaatactacttttattacagtgtttaagatatattatcaaataggactcattttttcatttttgcttcattaataaatttgataatgcCACTCTTGAAATTCAATTGTCAACTGTATTTGTCGGTTTCGTAAAAGATGTCCCAAATTGCAGGAGCACGAGTATTTGGTTAGATCATCTACTCTGATGGAAACACCTGGGTTGTATTACCATGAATCGGTGACGTTTTCTGCCTGAACTTCAACTACCACAACCCTTTGCTTTTTGGCCTCATACCTACCAGcgactattttaatttggatggTAGAGTAGTGCAATGTCAATAAATTGCTATTGAAATCAAATCATCGTTcacattaaataaaacaaaaatgcatATGCCATAGTGATTCGAGATCCACCGATACAACAGGACTTAACCAAAAGGAAACAAATACTACCAGCAATCCATTAGATGCAAGCTTGACAACAAAGTGACTTTGCAAGACCTTTATCTTGGCACATGTAGTCTCTTTATACTATAGCATTTAAATCTTGCATTACTTTGTTACTTCACTCCTGACCATAACATGTAACATGAAATGAAACACGAATAAATGTGAGCAGATGGCACAACAGCAGATGATGCATCAAGGTATGTTATCCATTTAATTGTTCCCTACATTTGTGGTTGGTTCTTTCCTTTGGCGATGAGTCATATAGAGATCCAAATAAGACGCGTTGCAGTAAATGAGAGAGTTAGATGGGGAGGGAAGCAACAATTCAGATATAAGAGCAAGGGATATTACGAGTAACATTATTTAGTTTATGTATACAGATTAAGTTCAGATGTATAATAGTATGTGAGTGTACCTAATTAAGGTTATTGGTCGCGGAGGAATCTTTGGAGGCACTGGAAGCCCAAATTCTCCGCACAGAACCTCTCCATTTCGTGGCCACCTCCTACATCTTTGCAAGCCTCCTGTTCAAGCCCTGCAACAATCTCATCCCACTCCCTCAAATGTCCGTCCCATTGCTCAACTCGACTATCTGAAACCGCATCGAGTATCTCCTGCAACCCCACAATCTTGCGGCTCACATGCCTCCTCAGCTCTCTCACATTAGGATCGAGTCCAGGCACTGCATCGAGCCTGAATAACAGGCCCATTAATGCCTCATTGATCTTAATCTTCTCCAGCGCACTGCTACGCACAGCATCAACCGTCTCCTGCCAGACTCATATAAACATGAGATGTAATCTAATAAGTACTACTAACTAACACAAATGATAATCAGAGATTCAGAAGGTGAGCAAAAATGTCGGTGCTGACTGGTAAAATTTGACTTAAAGAGTGTTTGTGGGGTCTAAATTTGACTGAGGTAAAAGCATAGAATTCATGCATCTAGTAATCATTCAAGTGCACAAGCATTAAATTAGGCAAAATTTGGACGAATGcgaacaaattataaaaattaataatatcatCTACGGTTAATCCATAGCAAAGAAAAACAGGTTAAATTGATCACTCAACggattgaaatttgaaaaggaGATGAGCTCGAGCGATCtagcatatttttatgagtgGTGATTACACAGCGCGATCGAGAATTTGTAGTGATTTAGCATAAATAATTGCGATCGGAAGTATTGAAATTCGGAGATCATGCCTGGCGTTGGATGAGTTTCTGCCAGTGATTGGCTTCATAATTGATGGCGGAGATCTTCCTGACGAGAGAGCGAACCACGTGAGATCTGAAGGCCGCCTGTATCTTAACAGCCGCGGCGGATTGGGGATGAGGAGGGAGGTGAACAGTTATCGGGATAGGTTGCGAAGTCGGCTGGGAGGGGGCGATAGGGATTCCGGTAATTGTGGAGTCAGGCTCAGGCGCAGAGCTGTCATTCTTAGTACTATAAACAACagtggtggcggtggcggcggcggtggaagAAAAGAAACGGTGGGTGCGGGAGGAGGACTTCATTTTGAGGAGCAGAGaatgaaaaaggaaagtgaggtTGCGGAATGTAGACGTTTCTAAAAGTTTATCTTGGCGCCTATTACGGCTTCGGCTATTCACCACTGCCCGTTATTTGGGGGACCAATGTTTGGCTTTAtctcactatatatataattattcttttctaaATTATTGCTTTATTATTGAGCCACTGTTGCTACTATAGTTGCAAATGCATTTATTGCAGACTtaattaacaaacaaaataattggatctttaatattttaagcaCTATTTTTTAAGAGTTCATTTTAGAGATTAATAGGGATCATAAaccatttctattttctatcTATAGTATTGcaattactccataaatttatatatatagcatgTCTAGAGCATTAACCACATAGAGATTGTGTTTGCAATTACCTTTAaactattttagttttttaatttgttctcatatttcttcaaaatttgatccttcaatttttatatatgaaacaGTAAGTTATTGCACTCCCGCTTggatcaaaattcaaaatcaatcatATCCATCCCCtttcaaaaaaacaaaacatctgcAAAAGTTGAGTTTGTTTTCAAGTGCCCAAATAAGTATTAATAAAGGAACGGGTTTTAACGAATGCATGCATATGAAAATGCCgcaaaaattgcaaatgaaAGGGCAATACAAAGACGTCATCCTAAAAAATGGGAAGTTtgagaaaatatgaattttgcTTCGTTTTACAAAATTCAATAACGAGTGAACCCAGTATTGATGAAAAGCCGCTTactcattttttgaaaaagtcaGATTAGGTAACGGCATAAAGCAATGAAGCCAAAAACAATGAATAGAACTTCTCTATTTTGCATACTCAGTGGGGAATATCCAATTATTTGCCCGTTTCATATTCACTACTGATACAGTTTCAGAGAACAATCAAGTACAATCTGAAGCAGATACAGCCGAAAACTGAAGCAGTTCTTAAGGTAGCGAAGGAAGAATCTTCCCGGAGCATGTTCCAAAGCCAACATTATAACCATCACCCTGCAATCGAATCAGACAAGTTCTTGTTGGTACAAAGCCACGCAGCAGAGAGAAAgcaaatatttaaagaaacTTAACCTTGCAGTAGCCAGTGAAAATGACTTCATCTCCGTCTTCCAGAAAAGTACGACTAGTTCCACCGAAAGATAATGGTTTTTGTCCATTCCAGGATAGCTCTAGTAAGCACCCATAAGAATCAGGTTCCTGCATATGAACAAACATCATAAGTAGCCAGCAAAGAAACAAGTAGCTAAAGTGCATTCAAGGCCAGTAATGATAATATCTTACCGGTCCACTAATAGTTCCAGTTCCAAGGAGGTCGCCAGGCCTTAAGTTGCAACCGTTGATAGTCTGATGGGCAAGTTGCTGAGTTATCGTCCAATATCTGCACCACCAGAACAGATTTGGATTCACAAAAACTCCAGATGATCAAGTCAAAGAGATcatcaaaaactaaaaaaaggcCGATAACTTCATACAGGTGTCTGAAGTTGCTTCTGGTAAGGACATGTGCATCTTTCTGTCCAGCTGGTACAATGGAGACCTGGCAGCGGCAAGgccaaatttctttttattcaaGCAAATATAAAGGGT
The nucleotide sequence above comes from Salvia hispanica cultivar TCC Black 2014 chromosome 5, UniMelb_Shisp_WGS_1.0, whole genome shotgun sequence. Encoded proteins:
- the LOC125189043 gene encoding acyl-CoA--sterol O-acyltransferase 1-like: MEMGGELKKVLKYWMEGEITSFIKVWLSAYLSLTYCYIAAKMLRSSGARLAAFLPVVCLFLLLPLELHSVHLVGTTGFFLAWLATFKLLMLAFHQGPLSTTPPLSLPRFLAVACLPIKLRRDDSYKKDTGRMHRSLLINYSVKGALFVVLLKVYEYDDRIHPILIKATYSCHVYLCLELILAMAAAMARGLVGAEVERQFNEPYLSTSLQDFWGRRWNLMVTRILRPTVYQPVLGWSAGVVGREWAPLPAVVATFAVSGVMHELIFFYLGRVRPTWEISLFFLLHGFSLAAEIVVKKVVDGRWSLPAPVAKLLTVAFVLVTALWLFLPPLMRCKGDERGLAEVAAVAHFIKDVVRALTLTLKP
- the LOC125189041 gene encoding mannan endo-1,4-beta-mannosidase 6-like isoform X1, which gives rise to MESKWRHQKLYPILGTLGIFSLLYLNFDFHFPVVVWRLPEMAFVGVNRTRFVLLHDGRQDDFYVNGWNSYWLMQESVRAPSRRRVAQMLHRGAQMGLTVCRTWAFSDGPSPNALQLRPAVFDPTLFKALDYVLVEARKQGIRVILSLVNNLDAYGGKAQYVRWAREAGINVSSSTDSFFSHPIIKGYYKAYVKAILSRKNYFTGVKYSDEPSIFAWELINEPRCESMSCTSDLQAWIAEMAAFVKSLDQKHLVTVGLEGFYSLNSNDSHRANPGKWAAMLGSDFVNNSAIKDIDFASVHAYPHSWIPEADLEAKVKYLSRWVDAHISDGENVLKKPVLFTEVGAPLSNETGGVHDRETILKTVYNKIYESAEKREAGAGVLIWQLLVQGVDEYRDKFSFIAWKYPSTYKLILEQSCRLKNVSSEVYTRNKKDPCFSHMGK
- the LOC125189041 gene encoding mannan endo-1,4-beta-mannosidase 6-like isoform X2; this encodes MESKWRHQKLYPILGTLGIFSLLYLNFDFHFPVVVWRLPEMAFVGVNRTRFVLLHDGRQDDFYVNGWNSYWLMQESVRAPSRRRVAQMLHRGAQMGLTVCRTWAFSDGPSPNALQLRPAVFDPTLFKALDYVLVEARKQGIRVILSLVNNLDAYGGKAQYVRWAREAGINVSSSTDSFFSHPIIKGYYKAYVKAILSRKNYFTGVKYSDEPSIFAWELINEPRCESMSCTSDLQAWIAEMAAFVKSLDQKHLVTVGLEGFYSLNSNDSHRANPGKWAAMLGSDFVNNSAIKDIDFASVHAYPHSWIPEADLEAKVKYLSRWVDAHISDGENVLKKPVLFTEVGAPLSNETGGVHDRETILKTVYNKIYESAEKREAG
- the LOC125189044 gene encoding BAG family molecular chaperone regulator 5, mitochondrial — its product is MKSSSRTHRFFSSTAAATATTVVYSTKNDSSAPEPDSTITGIPIAPSQPTSQPIPITVHLPPHPQSAAAVKIQAAFRSHVVRSLVRKISAINYEANHWQKLIQRQETVDAVRSSALEKIKINEALMGLLFRLDAVPGLDPNVRELRRHVSRKIVGLQEILDAVSDSRVEQWDGHLREWDEIVAGLEQEACKDVGGGHEMERFCAENLGFQCLQRFLRDQ